One window of the Methyloceanibacter stevinii genome contains the following:
- a CDS encoding phasin family protein yields the protein MIKGFEEFQKVGKDGFDAYVRSFGEMNKGFQAIAAEFTDYSKKAFEDSTKAFEQLAGCKSIEQAVEIQSQFAKKAYDGYMAEMTKIGEMYAGLAKDAYKPMEAAMAKKAA from the coding sequence ATGATCAAAGGTTTTGAAGAATTTCAGAAAGTTGGCAAAGACGGTTTTGACGCCTATGTGCGCTCGTTCGGCGAGATGAACAAAGGCTTTCAGGCCATTGCCGCCGAGTTCACCGACTATTCGAAGAAAGCGTTCGAAGATTCGACCAAGGCTTTCGAGCAGCTCGCCGGCTGCAAGTCTATCGAGCAGGCCGTCGAAATTCAGTCGCAGTTCGCCAAGAAGGCTTACGACGGCTACATGGCCGAGATGACCAAGATTGGCGAGATGTATGCCGGTCTGGCCAAAGATGCGTATAAGCCGATGGAAGCCGCCATGGCCAAGAAGGCCGCGTAG
- a CDS encoding D-alanyl-D-alanine carboxypeptidase — MTQISLVLLLAFGVTLTHVGEAFADKRVKAAIIVDANTNNVLYSQSADVLRSPASLTKIMTLYVLFAYMRAGRFSPDTQLKVSKHAASQSPTKLYLKPGSTIAVKDAIKALVTKSANDAAAVVAENVGGSEENFARIMTQTARNLGMKKTTYRNASGLPNNEQLTTARDQAILAMHIMQDYPEYYTVFETKYFDYKGRKYRNHNRLLFTYKGTTGIKTGYTRASGFNLTAAVHRGDKHLVGVVLGGNTSSLRNAAMTSLLDKHWSKASSKKPGATNFIASLLGAPNPPRPSRKPIFSVASAAVPVASHTPPAQPAVAQPAVAQPAVAQAPAVQPAVAQPAQQRPIVQASLAPSLAPNRLSAPSPASANRMGNYHVQVGSYTSPADAQNRLGMVRQRAPKLLDGHLPFTATFEKDNKEWYRARFAGFTKSDARSTCEALKRLRLDCIALAAE; from the coding sequence ATGACGCAGATCAGCCTGGTGCTCTTGCTCGCATTCGGTGTGACGCTGACACATGTCGGCGAGGCCTTTGCCGACAAGCGGGTAAAGGCCGCCATCATCGTCGATGCGAACACGAACAACGTGCTCTATTCCCAGTCCGCCGACGTCCTGCGCTCGCCGGCCTCGCTCACCAAAATCATGACGCTCTACGTGCTGTTCGCCTATATGCGGGCGGGCCGCTTCAGCCCCGACACCCAGTTGAAGGTCTCCAAGCACGCCGCCAGCCAGTCCCCGACCAAGCTTTATCTGAAGCCCGGTTCCACCATCGCCGTTAAGGACGCCATCAAGGCCCTGGTGACCAAATCGGCCAACGACGCGGCTGCAGTCGTGGCGGAGAATGTGGGCGGCTCGGAGGAGAATTTCGCGCGCATCATGACCCAGACGGCGCGCAATCTCGGCATGAAGAAGACGACCTACCGCAACGCGTCGGGCCTTCCGAACAATGAGCAGCTGACCACGGCGCGGGACCAGGCGATCCTGGCCATGCACATCATGCAGGACTACCCGGAGTATTACACCGTCTTCGAGACCAAGTACTTCGACTACAAGGGCCGGAAATACCGGAACCACAATCGCCTGCTCTTCACCTACAAGGGCACGACGGGCATCAAGACCGGCTATACGCGGGCCAGCGGCTTCAACCTTACGGCTGCCGTCCACCGCGGCGACAAGCACTTGGTCGGCGTCGTGCTTGGCGGCAACACCAGCTCACTGCGTAATGCCGCCATGACCTCGCTGCTCGACAAGCATTGGTCGAAAGCCTCGTCGAAGAAGCCGGGTGCCACGAACTTCATTGCATCGCTGCTCGGGGCGCCTAATCCGCCGCGCCCGTCGCGCAAGCCGATCTTCTCTGTGGCGAGCGCCGCCGTCCCTGTCGCAAGCCACACACCTCCTGCCCAGCCTGCGGTAGCCCAGCCTGCCGTCGCTCAGCCGGCTGTGGCCCAGGCTCCTGCCGTGCAGCCCGCCGTCGCGCAACCGGCACAGCAGCGCCCCATCGTGCAGGCAAGCCTTGCGCCGAGCCTCGCACCGAACCGTCTCTCCGCGCCGAGTCCTGCTTCCGCGAACCGTATGGGCAACTACCACGTCCAAGTCGGGTCCTATACCTCGCCCGCCGATGCCCAGAACCGGCTCGGCATGGTACGCCAGCGTGCGCCGAAACTACTCGATGGGCACCTGCCCTTCACGGCGACATTCGAGAAAGACAACAAGGAGTGGTACCGGGCCCGGTTCGCCGGCTTCACGAAATCCGACGCGCGCAGTACCTGCGAGGCTCTGAAGCGCTTGCGGCTCGATTGCATCGCCCTCGCCGCCGAGTAG
- a CDS encoding DnaJ domain-containing protein: MVYFFLGCALLVALLLLGRMIVRANPTQLAGGMRKIGAVALFAVAGFLALRGALPLAIPLAAFALSLVAGSGVGGFGGSGEKSKGQASHVQTERLEMELDHDTGYMDGRCLKGRFAGRALSSLSDAEAVELYATFEADGLKEAALMEAYLDWRVPDWQQRAEEASAGAGTGGFSKGRMSVEEARAVLEVAPDASDEDIRQAHRRLMMKLHPDQGGSTYLAARINEAKDVLIGR; encoded by the coding sequence ATGGTCTATTTCTTTCTCGGTTGCGCGCTGCTCGTCGCCCTCTTGCTTCTCGGCCGCATGATCGTCAGGGCGAACCCGACACAGCTCGCGGGCGGTATGCGCAAAATCGGTGCTGTGGCACTGTTCGCCGTGGCAGGCTTCCTGGCTTTGCGCGGGGCCTTGCCGCTCGCGATCCCGCTTGCGGCGTTCGCCTTGAGCCTGGTCGCCGGAAGCGGCGTTGGTGGGTTCGGCGGCTCGGGCGAGAAGTCCAAGGGACAAGCGTCCCACGTGCAGACCGAGCGGCTGGAAATGGAGCTCGATCACGACACCGGCTACATGGACGGCAGATGTCTGAAGGGCAGGTTTGCAGGGCGCGCGCTCTCGTCCTTGAGCGACGCCGAAGCCGTCGAACTCTATGCCACCTTCGAGGCGGACGGACTGAAGGAAGCGGCTCTGATGGAGGCCTATCTCGACTGGCGGGTGCCGGATTGGCAGCAGCGGGCCGAAGAAGCGAGCGCCGGTGCCGGGACGGGCGGGTTCTCCAAGGGCCGGATGAGTGTCGAGGAAGCGCGCGCCGTGCTCGAGGTCGCGCCCGACGCCTCGGACGAGGACATTCGGCAGGCACATCGCCGCTTGATGATGAAGCTGCACCCCGATCAGGGCGGGTCCACCTACCTGGCCGCCCGCATCAACGAAGCAAAGGATGTGCTGATCGGCCGGTAG